The Calditrichota bacterium genome includes a region encoding these proteins:
- a CDS encoding glycosyltransferase family 9 protein, whose amino-acid sequence MKVNQDCRYFRGDIPCRYHKSEGAECADCSFYDPIKEKILIIKLGAAGDVIRTTPILRRLKKEFPQAHITWLTNSPELVPAEWVDEIFPFDLAHSLLLQAGAFDIIYNLDKDLEACALADLVSAHEKKGFLLNSENNKCMPAGKEAEHKFLTGIFDSLNKKNTKSYPEEIFEICGFEFAGEKYILNNFSEYATEWKIKEKKPLIGLNTGCGGRWTSRLWPEEYWIELAKKLKKDGKGVLLLGGPDEHEKNKRIARKSGASYLGHFPLQKFINLVDQCDLVVTAVTMAMHIAIGLEKKIILFNNIFNRHEFELYGMGEILEPELECDCFFSPTCPNECMKSLRVDTVFESCGRLLGV is encoded by the coding sequence ATGAAAGTAAATCAGGACTGCCGTTACTTCCGCGGAGATATTCCCTGTCGCTATCACAAATCTGAAGGCGCGGAGTGCGCCGACTGCTCTTTCTACGATCCGATTAAAGAAAAAATTCTCATCATCAAATTAGGCGCTGCCGGCGATGTGATTCGCACGACGCCGATTTTGCGGCGGCTGAAAAAGGAATTTCCCCAGGCGCACATTACCTGGCTCACCAATTCGCCGGAATTAGTGCCAGCGGAGTGGGTCGATGAAATTTTTCCGTTTGATCTGGCGCATAGTTTGCTTTTGCAGGCTGGCGCGTTCGACATTATTTACAATCTGGACAAAGACCTCGAGGCGTGCGCTCTGGCGGATTTGGTCAGCGCTCACGAGAAAAAAGGCTTCCTTCTCAATTCGGAAAATAATAAATGTATGCCTGCTGGCAAAGAGGCAGAACATAAATTTCTGACCGGTATTTTTGATTCTCTGAACAAAAAAAATACCAAAAGCTATCCCGAAGAAATTTTTGAAATTTGTGGTTTTGAGTTCGCCGGAGAAAAATACATTTTGAACAATTTCTCTGAATACGCCACAGAGTGGAAAATTAAAGAAAAAAAGCCGTTGATCGGATTGAATACCGGCTGCGGCGGACGCTGGACGTCGCGGTTGTGGCCCGAGGAGTATTGGATCGAACTGGCGAAAAAATTGAAAAAAGACGGCAAAGGAGTGTTGCTTTTAGGCGGCCCTGATGAGCATGAAAAGAATAAGAGAATTGCCCGCAAGAGCGGCGCCAGCTATTTGGGACATTTTCCGCTGCAGAAATTCATCAATCTCGTCGATCAGTGCGATTTGGTCGTGACAGCGGTGACCATGGCCATGCACATCGCCATTGGGTTGGAGAAAAAAATCATCCTGTTCAATAATATTTTCAATCGCCACGAGTTTGAGCTTTACGGCATGGGCGAGATTTTGGAGCCGGAATTGGAATGCGATTGTTTCTTTTCGCCCACTTGCCCCAATGAATGCATGAAATCCTTGCGCGTGGACACTGTTTTCGAGTCGTGCGGGCGATTGTTAGGGGTGTGA